AAGTGAAGCTACACACTGGGAAAACACATAATGATGTGTGTCTCACTTCATTACTCTGCTCATGTGTTGAGGAGCGAGTGTCACAGGTGTCAGGACATCAGCTGTTCGGTTACACACTAGACTTCTAtttatgacacacacagacacacacacagacacacacacatacacacacagacacacactgtgagctGATACTGTCGGTAGGTTTATAGGAGCCACTATCAACATCCAGATCAGTGTCAAGTAATAAGGAAACCAACAGATTCACTCACCTGTTTGCATTCCTCaaacgtgtttgtgtttaaacagTAGTTTAACTTTAACTAAAGCTGAGTGGACGTCGAGACCTCGTGTAAATTCACCCACCACTTATCTTTCTTCAGTCGGGATAGTTTAGAAATGAATAGACACGGTGCTCAGTTTGTTAGGTACAGCCAACTACGACAAATGCAGCCTAAAATAACAGGCCTCCGATGAATATCCTTTTATAAAAAGTTGTTGTGTTATGACAGATTCAACAGTATGATCGTTTTGgaagctgcagtttgtggtgGGACATTTATTTATccctccattcattcatccatctgaTACATCAGGCCTGCAATAGGTCCTACCTCCATGAGTCCATGTGGGTTATAATGTTCAGCTTCTGTTTATACAGTAAAACCTGCACTactttaattcagttttaagTGTATTGTGTTAAATTATTTTGTCTATTCAAATAAGAAGAAGATGTGGCTACAACACCATAAACGACACCTCCAAGACATCAACAACTTTATAATGTTCAGCTTTCATTGATTTACAGATGTTGGTTCTGATCTCACTGTGGGAAATGTGTAGCACCAGATTTCTATCATTAAATTAGGGCCGACAATAATTCACGAGGGTTACACTGGTCTGTCTTCTGATTTAAAGTGCTGCTGTTTGAactgtgtgaagtgtgtttttaatatttactccACCTGGGTAACAACACCTGTCCCAAACTACAGCCTCCAAAAAACAACAAGTTCAAGAACTGTGTATAACATTAACTCTGCGGGACAGCTGTATTTGAAGGGTCTTAGTTTGATCCATGGGATACATGAGGCCTGCGATAAATGATGTGGGTCATAATGGTGAGTCTTGGCTGATGTGAGGTGGTGGTGCTGCTGATCCCTCTGGAGGAAGTGCTCTGTCTGTGGAGCTGTGCTCAAACTCAACACTATCAGCTCCATGTTGCATTAGACTGTATTAAGtgaggtgttcctaataaagtgacgtctgagtgtgtgaggtaAACCTGGGCTGGACTGAATGacgggatggggggggggggggggtgttgccATGATTTTGCAAACATTAGCAGTCGTTGCTAGCAGCTAGCTGGCTCCAGTTAACCTCTGTAATGAAGCAGCAGTGTGTCCACGGAGCCTGGGTGTGTGTTAGTGGAGGCTGTGAGGATGTTGCCGCACATTGAACACACAGCCCGCTAACAGGCTAATGTCCACGGTGGGAGACAGCGGGCTAAGCTAACATGAGAAGGCAGGTCTGCTGGACTGTTGGACTGACTGACATCACTTAGCTTAGCGGctagtctcacacacacacacacacacacacacacagacacacacacaaccagccGCGGTTCGCTGCACGTTCGCGGGTCTCCTTCGGGCGGCTTGAGCCCCCTCAGAGACGGTTGGTCCGTTAGCTAACGGCTAACTATAGCTACATCGGTCGAGCCCAGCAAATTAGCCAGCTCCAGGGAACGTTAGCCGGCCACATTACATaaccagaccccccccccccctccccgacatgtacacacacacacacacacacacacatacacacatacctccaccagcGCCTCCAGCCGCCCCTCGAAGGTGAAGTCGATCAGGTCGGGCTTCAGACACAAGCCGTAGTTGACGGGGTAGACGTCAGTTGGTAACCGTACGAAGGGCCTCCTCTCGGGCATGGTTCCTGGATATCTGTCCGCTAACGAAGACGctgctgagtgtgtgcgtgtgtgagtgtgtgcgtgtgtgtgtgtgtgtgtgtgtgtgtgtgtgtgtgtagtgttcgTTGTGTTGGGGCCTCGGTGGAGATGCTCAGCAGCTAACGTGGCTCCGCTCGATCCGTCTCCAGTGACTCCTCTGCCCGCATAGACAGAGCCGATACTCCGCTTAACCTccgtgcgcgcacacacagacactcactcacacacacacacatacatacacgcGTGCGCGCGCACGCACAACGCGTCATCAGGTCACCACTGCGTGCGGACGTTACGTACCTAACGTGGTGCGCGTCATTACAATTTTCCCTTTTACGacgaaattaaaaaataataaaagttgacgctttatatatttacagaaaCCTTCTCTCTAACATATCTATAtggtatttatattatatacacatatacaagtATACTAGATATACATAGATGTAATATTTCTATTACACTATCTTTATATTGCGTTCATTCCAAATACATCTAAATTATGTTTATAAGTTgtcatagatagatagatagttagatagatagatagatagatagatagttagatagatagatagatagatagatagttagatagatagatagatagttagatagatagatagatagatagatagttagatagatagatagatagatagatagatagatagatagatagatagatattattTACTTTCTATCTCGTAATTTTAACTTTCTATTCaaccatttttaaattttatgtaaaaattaTGTCTCTCTCAGTCAAAAACCTTGATTTCCTGTCAacattagtttttttgtttattgaacTTTCGcctctagtttttttttttttttttactggcgGAAATACACAGagtgtagttttattttgaaagttacCACCGGAAGTGTGGTTCCGTGTTTTCCGGTGGACGGTGTAAAGATGGCGCTGCCCATGAGGAGGACGCTGGTGTCTCTTCACAGAGCGACATGTCGCTGTGTGGCGGTGAGGACGAGTTCCAAcatggtgttgttgttgtttgttcacAGACTTTAACACGTTGAAGACGCAGCTCGTTTGTTTTGGTCTGAACTTCCCACACTGCACTGCGCCTCCCTGAGCTAGCTTAGCTTACGTTAGCTAACTGTCAGGACGTACAGGTTGTTTTCACCATCATgattaatgtaaataatgtgaaAGTACGAGGTTGTTTAGACCAGATGATGGAATATGACGCAGAAACTTCGAGTTATTGAGTCAAATCTATGACAGTGACTTTAAAAATGAGGCAAATCTATataattttaacattaaaagttaaatattttattatttttaatggcATCATTCAGATTTATAGTTGTTGGTGATAGACTTCATTATGACGAAAGCTGCCTCTAGTGTTTTGTCCACATTTTGAGTGTGGAGAATAATATAAGAAAGctaaatgtaatatataaacAACACAGTGTAACTACGACCTAAATTATAATTTATCACAACTTCTCACCTTTCTGATATTTCAGGCAAAAACAGAAGCTTCATTAGAATCAAAGGCTGAACTGTTGTGTTGCATTGAATTAGGTTGTGCTTATTAACAGCTGTTATCATGAAGAACTTacttaagataagataatataaCATCTTATTTGTCCCTCTTGTCTTAGAACGCAGACGCGTCTCTGGACGTGCGACACCCCGTCCCTCTGTTTCTGCCCGTCCGCACCAAGAAGCGGTACTTTATCCCTCCAGCAGTGGGGGTCAAGGAGAAGACGGAGAGCAACATGGAGGCCAAGTCCCGAGCAGCAGGCCTCATCATCAGGCAGGAGTACATGGAGAGGCCCATCAACCTCGCCTGcactggtaaaataaaaaactaactGCGGCTCCTGTTCACATATTGGGTCAAGTTATTTCTAATCATAATCATTTAAACAGCACTTCTCAAAACACAAATtgctttagaaataaaaaaaaaaaatttgagttttaattaaatctaaaacaaaataaataaccaaAGAAATTACAACCAGATACTGTCAGTTAAGACAAAGTCATAGGTAATTAGGAGTAAAAGAACACATTAGGCAGAGGACAGTATTACTGACAGTCTGTTTACTGTTATATACAATGGTGATGGTACAAAGTGATTGATTGGTCCTATCTTCTGTTGTTTCCAGCCGGAGTCTTCGACCCTTACATCCCCCCAGAGGGCGATGCTCGTCTGTCCACTCTTTCCAAAGAAGGCCTGAAACAACGAACTGAGCAGATTCGACAGAGCGCCGCCTCACAGCTTGCGTAAGATTGTGTTTCTACGCTGTTGTTGTCCTTGTCAAACATGTCTGGACCAAGCTGGAGAGcattctgtgtgtgagagtttttTGTAGCTGTTCACTAATTTAAATCCAAGCAAATGTTGAAAAGCTtaatgtcgttttttttttttgtcttcacagGATCCGTAAAATCAAAGAGCACGACTCTCTGTTCGTAACAAAGGATTTTGCAGCGCGAGCTCAGGAAATCTTTATTGAGGCTCACAACGCTCTGACACAGTAAGAAGATGAATTTCCGTCTCTCACTTTGCTCAGTCAGGTGACACAGCTCCTCTCGGCCTCATAGTCAGCGAGAAATAACGAATAACAGTGAGACATTTGTTATGGATGTGAGAATCCAAAGAATACCGGGAacattcagacgaggggtggaGCTCTTGAATCTCCTCGTccttccaagttgacgtcttcgtcttctacgtgtacagctcctcttcttcttcctcagatatttgtgttctacCAGTTTCatgtccgtcacgtgttagaaacctcatcgaCTCGTCAACACTCGCTCACTCTGAATTTTCCAGACACTTTCCTGCTGTCTTCTTACATGGACCCACGCTGACATTTTGGTTGGGGGTTGTTAggggaaaaaaaccctgaaacgTCAGGAACATGTTTAAAATTGTGCAGATTTCAGATTGTGTCTGAAATCAACATGACATTAAGGAAGATGAACCTCTGGTCTTTTGCAGGTTTAACAAGGTGAAACTTCACACCTTGGTAACAGAGAGGTGTTATCCGGTAAGTCCTGTCTCCTTGTGAAGAGCTTCACTTGCTAATTCAGTTGCATGTTGCACCCTCGCTTACGTTTTGCCTTTGAGTACATGAACTGCATGTCCTGTGTCCAGGAGATGACGAGGGGGAACCGCTACAAGACAATTCACTGGAGGTTCATCGAGTCCCTGGAGCCGCCCAGGGTGGTCCATGCCCGCTGCCCTGACATGGTCAGCAAAGGCAACCTGTACGGCCAGGTGACGGTCCGCATGCACTCCAAACAAGTAAGATCCAAATGTCCACAGCTCCAGTGCAGCAATGCTACGAGATGAACTGTCAGTTTTAAGCTTAACATCTTTTGAAAGCATTAATACTTACTTTaactaatgaaaaccaaacatatgagaaacacttgaacagaCTTCACTGTGATAAGAACGACCTAaattgacagaaaccatctttgacaaacatttatttaaagtcttggtccatgtcccatctgcttacatggaggagagctggtttatgacctatactgcagccagccaccagggggtgttCATGATACAGTCGTTGGGTATACCAGTCATAACAGAGCAgaccagctgaccaatcagaacaGATTACTGAGGAGgctttaaagagacaggagctcaACTCGTCCATCTTAATGTACGGGCTCTGGTTTCAACTCTTTCTCTCAGGGtcacattttgtgttgtttagatcgttcatgtgtttaaatgaataaatatctaATGTGTGCTCGGCCTCAGTTCGGCTCTTCAgggacaaataaaatatattttaatttgaactgaACCACGTCTCATCTCAGCATCCACATTGTAAAATAGTGTTTAATGTTGCTCCAGACCTTAAAATCAAGGTCACACTCAAGGTCGGGCTTTTTATCACCTAATGAAAGTTCTGTCGCGCAGACTCTGGCCGTCTACGACCGCTTCGGGAGGCTGATGTTGGGCAGTGAGGAGCAGCCGAAAGACGTCTTGGAGTACCTGGTTCTAGAACGGCACCTTGTCAACTCCTACGGCCAGTGGAGGCTGCACGGAAAAATAGTGCCATCCTGGGCTCCTGCCAAAGATCCAATTATTAAGGTGACGCTCCACAACCTTTATctttcacagagaaaaatgcAGAGCTCTCTGCTGCTCGCTGTGTCTTAAGGAAATTATGTAATCTTTGTTAACTGGTCAGTATATACTTCACTTTACTGACCCAAGGACTGAAAGAATGTTCAGGCTTTTTCAGTGAGTTATCTTTCAGTCAATGGACGAAATATAACAGTCCAAGTACTTCCTGTCCGTCCAGACTATAACACAAGCCCAGAGTTTTCAAAGTCCACAGTTTTAGTTGCTCAAAGACTCTGGAGCAGTGTGGACGTCAGGTGCAAACGAAGAAacaatgatttgttttaaaactaacATGCAGTAGTGTGGTTgtggcctccacagtcaccagacCTGAATCTAACAGAACCTCTGGGGGATGTGGTAGAACAGGAGACTGGCAGCATCAATGTGCAGCCTGCAAATCTGCAGAACTGATCTCAACATGGAGCAGAGCCTCAAAGGAACAGCTGATGGAAGGAagattgaatataaaaatggatgTAGACAAGTGGAAGCACCTAGATCCTGTCCATCACTTTCTGTAGAAGTCTAATGACTTGATTTATCACGTCAGTAAAGATTTTCCTGAGGAGTTTATGGTTTCAGTCTCTAGAACTACCTAGTATCAGTGTGGCGTTCCTAATGAAGTGCTCGGTGAGTGGACTGAACACTGGGACACGCATCACTGCAAAATTGAGAACATAATCACCTTAAATGTGTGAGTCAGCCTGAGCTGTGTCTCAGATAAACCTGACACATACGCAGCAGTGATGGCGTGGAAGGTGTTCCTCACTCTTCTCTGACAGAATCTAAAAAATGAAAGCTTCACCATCAGTGCTAGGAGAAAGTGTTTGTCAAATGAACATAAAAGTCACACAATGGACCTCGGTTTCATCGCATCTTTCATTAAAATAAGAACATCGGAGACAATAAATGTAAGAGAACCCATAATGatgaggaacctttcacacctgatattGAGGTTCagattaaactgaaaagtctgatgTGAAAGAATCCCTAAAACCGACTGAGGgtaaatttaaaatatgttttaaaaacaggtaATTGTTGGTAACTATATGTTCTGTTGTCgtttcaaacaaaaaagaaaaacagaagcaaaCAGTCACACTACACTTCTGTTCCGGTGATGTCGTTGCTGAAGTTGTTTTCAAGAACCCGATGTGAAGGTGGCACTTTATGCATCCATGTGATTATGTGttgatttgaatttaaactCATCTCCTCCTCGTTCTCCAGACCGTCATGATTCCTGGTCCGAAGCTGAAGGTGGACCAAGAGTTAGATGCCGTCAACTTTGAAGTTCCCAAACCAGCTGCGGTGCAGTGGTATAAATAGACCACCAGATGGCGATGCCCTTTCCTCAAAACCACAGTAGGACATTATGACCAGAATCAGGAGCCAAACGCTTTTTAGAACTTGGCTGtggttgtttagtttgtccactttGGTGTGAAACCAGGCTTCCTCTGGACGCTCTCTCTGTTTGAAAAGGCTGGCGGCCGTTCAAACGGTGGAAGCAGCAGGTGAGTAGTAATGAACAAACCTCTGTGTCCTGAAGCCAACGAAGCCGCTTCTTACTCGACAACAAAACCATCACACGACGGTCCTGACAAATAATAACAGGTGTTCTCTTTATTAACTAATTTAATATGtacatgtgaaaaataaaatgtacagatCTGCAGAAATCGTATGGTTTATTTCTGGGATGATGATATTGCATGATGACCTCGgggaaatagaaaaataaagtgtcCCTTCTGCTTTTCTTCGCACCAGATTTTCTCAGAATAATCTTTCATAGAAGATGCGTACAAAGGTGGAAACAGTAcacaggctgttttttttttccatgcaaAACAAGGGGTGTGTTACAATgatagtatttttttaaaaacatgacgACAAAGTACAGCACGCtcattcaaaaacacacaaacatgcaacaaTGCTCACAAAACTAGGTCACTCCACTGACAAATCCAAAATATCAGTGCATGACagaaacctgcagcagcacaagtTTACCGATCTTCACTATTTAACAACTGAACCGACTGGTGAGATCAAATCCTGCCATAGACGTGTGATTTACATCAATACACAAAACGTATGTTTTAAACTCATTTTTCACCATTGAATGtaaaaaatactgtttttaaaaagttgcatTATCTGAAGTTTTGTGTCATATAATCATAAGAATTCTGACGAATCCATATGTTGTTTCAGGGCAAAGGATGAAGGATCTCTTAAAATCCAGCTCCTCCAACACCTGAACTAATGTAGACCAAAAGCTTAACCTGCAGTTATTCTATTAATCAATGAACAGAGCAGCTGTTTTAATTAACGCTGAGGCCCGACCTCCAGAACTTTACAGAACTGCACTGAGCCACAGAAGATGATATAATATCCATTGATTTAATATTCTTTTCAGTTAACATTTAACAAGTACGTAATCTTCACAGCCTGTTTCTATTCAGCTCATCCCGTCTCCATGAAACCTGATTTCCACTGAACTGCATCCACATGTTTCGTtaacagataaaaaagaaaaatgcattatTCACTCTGCGTTAACAGGCGGAGGTCTCAGGGTAGAACTCTTGGGTTCGTGGTTGTTTAAGCAGTTGTTGGCATTATTTTTGAAGTAATTCTTTAATCAGTCAGTGAGCAGGCGCGcatcattatttatattattaatatccACTGTCGTCCTCTCGGCACACTTCACATTTTCCCCTACTTAAAAAATATAGTTTCCACGAAGAATAAAAGTCGACTTATCTACCTGTCGACTTGTCTTTGCTGGTTAAGATTAGAGTTTTGTCTCATAGGTCCTttgctttatttgcatttgcaGCACTTGATCCAGATGTTGTTATATATTCACTGCAGCCATGTGTCCAACACCCTGTAGCACGTGGCTAACTGTCGCctaaaacatgcaaatacacaaaaacgATTTAACTCATAatggggggggcggggggggggacGGGAAGAAAGGGGACTTCATCTCATGGCCTTAGACGCCCTCCCATCATTCAAAGAAGTCTTTTCTAGGTCACTGCAGGATCATTGGGGTTTTAACAAGTCTGTGCTACAATATCAAGACATCGTAGAAACAGAGTGAATCCAAACTGAAACATCACAGCCCAGCGACTTGTCCGTCAGAAAGAGCTTTCATCTTTgccagctgcaggaggagccgCTCCCCGAGTCGCTCCCCGAGCCGCCAGTGGAGTGTGAAGAGGTTAAACGTCCTCCTCACTATCAACAGGTTTAACAGAGTTCTTATTCCTGTTGATTTAGGGGGAGTGAAAAGTGAAAGTAATCGCTGGCTAGCTTTAGGTCACAAGTCCGGAGGGAACACAAAAGCCTCAGCAGCACATTCTGCATCgtcctcttcgtcttcctctGGAATGTTCTCAGGCTCCCAAGTAAAAACGTCTGAGGCGTTGTCAGTGAATGAACCGGATCTGCTCCTGACCATATCCCAGGGACACAGAGCATCACGTCGACCTAAGTTTGTTTTAGACTCATCCATCTGAT
This is a stretch of genomic DNA from Paralichthys olivaceus isolate ysfri-2021 chromosome 8, ASM2471397v2, whole genome shotgun sequence. It encodes these proteins:
- the mrpl45 gene encoding large ribosomal subunit protein mL45, with amino-acid sequence MALPMRRTLVSLHRATCRCVANADASLDVRHPVPLFLPVRTKKRYFIPPAVGVKEKTESNMEAKSRAAGLIIRQEYMERPINLACTAGVFDPYIPPEGDARLSTLSKEGLKQRTEQIRQSAASQLAIRKIKEHDSLFVTKDFAARAQEIFIEAHNALTQFNKVKLHTLVTERCYPEMTRGNRYKTIHWRFIESLEPPRVVHARCPDMVSKGNLYGQVTVRMHSKQTLAVYDRFGRLMLGSEEQPKDVLEYLVLERHLVNSYGQWRLHGKIVPSWAPAKDPIIKTVMIPGPKLKVDQELDAVNFEVPKPAAVQWYK